A genomic window from Catalinimonas alkaloidigena includes:
- a CDS encoding carboxymuconolactone decarboxylase family protein, producing MQTHFHARFPLVEFEAASPEVKLLYQETMREMGLPFVLNWFKCQGANAILLRGNWEKLKCTLLRGKVPLVLKQLIIYHISRQKGCLYCAHVHGIAVNQLASTLTDQPAPSLTEDLDQEFVPASYRQAIRVVTKCAMDAHATSDDDFEALRAEGFSDQEIQELMSMADLTNMLNTIADIAGIPIDDELLSSR from the coding sequence ATGCAGACCCATTTTCACGCTCGCTTTCCCCTTGTTGAATTTGAGGCGGCTTCGCCCGAAGTGAAGCTCCTATATCAGGAGACCATGCGCGAAATGGGCCTTCCGTTTGTGCTCAACTGGTTTAAATGCCAGGGCGCCAACGCGATACTGCTGCGTGGCAACTGGGAGAAACTGAAGTGTACGCTGCTGCGCGGCAAGGTGCCGCTGGTCCTCAAGCAGCTGATCATCTACCACATCTCCCGGCAAAAGGGCTGTCTGTATTGCGCCCACGTGCACGGCATTGCCGTGAATCAACTGGCAAGTACCCTGACGGACCAACCCGCGCCGTCGCTGACCGAAGACCTGGATCAGGAGTTTGTGCCGGCCTCGTACCGGCAGGCGATTCGGGTCGTCACGAAATGCGCGATGGACGCACACGCCACTTCCGACGACGACTTCGAGGCGTTGCGGGCAGAAGGGTTTTCCGACCAGGAAATTCAGGAATTAATGAGTATGGCCGACCTTACCAATATGCTTAATACCATCGCAGACATTG
- the thrC gene encoding threonine synthase, with translation MPINYHSTNRHLPSGTSERFRFAEALARGQAPDGGLLMPDQIPTLSPETLERLRGKPYAEVAFAVLYPFVEGEIEAERLRALLYDAYTFDIPVEPLGDQVLLARLDQGPTASFKDFAARAMARLMNEFRPPEQQVTVLVATSGDTGSAVGEAFKGLDGFRVVILFPEQEVSAVQKHQLESIGGNVVAVSIDGKFDDCQRYVKAAFTDPDLKALGLTSANSINVGRVLPQVVYYVYLYLKVAAPGETLNFCIPSGNLGNSLGGEIARRMGLPIGTILIATNRNDALPSFLQSGAYAKIDPSRACLSNAMNVGNPSNLARYFDLYGGTVDKDGVVHRQPDLEQMRQNLKGVAVTDEATRARIRTTYDQYGVVVEPHGAVGLEGLAQVPLPGRTICFETAHPAKFPEVVEEVLRLSPAPTPALEAIQHRTGKSVPLPNDYKQLKAFLLAWQAADTTAL, from the coding sequence ATGCCAATCAATTACCACAGTACTAACCGACACCTGCCCAGCGGCACGTCCGAGCGTTTTCGGTTTGCCGAGGCGCTGGCACGCGGGCAAGCGCCCGACGGCGGGCTGCTGATGCCCGACCAAATTCCTACGCTTTCGCCCGAAACCCTCGAACGTTTGCGCGGTAAACCTTACGCCGAAGTGGCGTTTGCCGTTTTGTATCCCTTCGTGGAAGGCGAAATCGAAGCCGAGCGGCTGCGGGCGCTGTTGTACGACGCTTACACGTTCGACATTCCGGTGGAACCGCTGGGCGATCAGGTGTTGCTGGCGCGGCTCGACCAGGGGCCGACGGCCTCGTTCAAAGACTTTGCGGCCCGGGCCATGGCCCGCCTGATGAACGAATTTCGTCCGCCCGAGCAGCAGGTGACGGTATTGGTTGCTACCTCGGGCGATACGGGCAGCGCGGTAGGCGAAGCCTTTAAGGGCCTCGACGGGTTCCGTGTGGTCATTCTGTTCCCGGAACAGGAGGTCAGTGCGGTGCAGAAGCACCAGCTGGAGAGCATCGGGGGGAACGTGGTTGCCGTGTCGATCGACGGCAAGTTCGACGACTGCCAGCGTTACGTTAAGGCGGCCTTTACCGATCCCGATCTGAAGGCGCTGGGCCTCACGTCGGCCAATTCGATCAACGTGGGGCGGGTGCTGCCGCAGGTCGTTTACTACGTGTACCTCTACTTGAAGGTAGCGGCGCCCGGCGAAACGCTCAACTTCTGCATTCCGTCGGGCAACTTGGGCAACTCGCTGGGCGGAGAAATTGCCCGGCGCATGGGCCTGCCCATCGGCACCATCCTCATCGCCACCAACCGCAACGACGCGTTGCCCAGCTTCCTGCAAAGCGGCGCGTATGCCAAAATAGACCCCTCGCGGGCGTGCCTGTCCAACGCCATGAACGTGGGCAATCCCAGCAACCTGGCGCGTTATTTTGACCTGTACGGCGGTACGGTCGACAAAGACGGGGTGGTGCACCGGCAGCCGGATCTGGAACAGATGCGCCAGAATCTGAAGGGCGTCGCCGTGACCGACGAAGCCACCCGCGCGCGCATTCGCACCACGTACGACCAGTACGGCGTGGTGGTGGAGCCGCACGGTGCGGTAGGGTTGGAGGGGCTGGCGCAGGTGCCGCTGCCGGGACGTACCATCTGTTTCGAGACGGCCCATCCTGCCAAATTTCCCGAAGTGGTCGAAGAGGTGCTCCGGCTTTCGCCCGCACCAACCCCGGCCCTGGAGGCCATTCAGCACCGCACCGGAAAATCGGTGCCGCTGCCCAACGATTACAAACAGCTGAAGGCGTTTCTGCTCGCGTGGCAGGCCGCCGACACCACAGCGCTTTAA
- a CDS encoding homoserine kinase — translation MEWIKVFAPATIGNIGPGFDVLGLSVKYVGDTLEARKIEEGIVISEIESDMPLSTDPEKNTAGIAAAEVLKILNITGGVELKIKKGMPSGSGLGSSAASAAAAAFATNYLYGDQLTREELILPATRAEAFVSGAFFADNTAPCLLGGATLTRSCMPLDVTKIGSISNLLIVLVTPDIVVLTKEARDILPTQVDMKDFIYNMANSCLITAAFAKDDYGLFARSLNDAIVEPARSKLIAGYDDVKANALRAGADGVAISGSGPTVFAITNDPRKVRFIQDAMVRTFRMHGVESTSVITEVDNDGTRLVDEES, via the coding sequence ATGGAATGGATTAAAGTATTTGCCCCGGCGACCATCGGCAACATCGGCCCTGGGTTCGATGTATTGGGCCTGTCGGTCAAGTACGTGGGCGATACCCTCGAAGCCCGCAAAATTGAAGAAGGCATCGTCATCAGCGAGATCGAATCGGACATGCCGTTGTCGACCGATCCGGAAAAAAATACCGCGGGCATTGCGGCGGCCGAAGTCCTGAAAATCCTGAACATCACGGGAGGCGTGGAGCTGAAAATCAAAAAAGGCATGCCCTCCGGCTCGGGGCTGGGCTCGAGTGCGGCTTCGGCGGCGGCGGCGGCGTTTGCCACCAACTACCTGTACGGCGATCAGCTGACGCGCGAAGAGTTGATTTTGCCCGCTACGCGTGCGGAAGCATTTGTGTCCGGGGCCTTCTTTGCCGACAACACCGCCCCGTGTTTGCTGGGTGGCGCTACCCTGACGCGCTCCTGCATGCCGCTGGACGTGACCAAGATCGGCTCCATCTCCAACCTCCTGATCGTGTTGGTGACGCCCGACATCGTGGTGCTGACCAAAGAGGCTCGCGACATTCTGCCGACGCAGGTCGACATGAAAGACTTTATCTACAACATGGCCAATTCGTGTCTGATCACCGCGGCTTTTGCCAAGGACGATTACGGCCTGTTTGCCCGCAGCCTGAACGACGCGATTGTGGAACCGGCCCGCTCCAAGCTGATCGCCGGCTACGACGACGTGAAAGCCAATGCCCTGCGCGCCGGGGCCGACGGCGTGGCCATTTCGGGTTCGGGGCCGACGGTTTTCGCCATTACCAACGATCCACGGAAAGTACGCTTCATTCAGGACGCCATGGTGCGCACCTTCCGGATGCACGGGGTTGAGTCGACGAGCGTCATCACAGAAGTCGATAACGACGGTACCCGGCTGGTAGACGAGGAGTCGTAA
- a CDS encoding DUF4332 domain-containing protein, translating to MSKPVSEIEGIGPAMAEKLAKANIKTVEGLLDKCGSAKGRKEVAELSGIDAKKLLDFANMADLFRINGVGKQFAELLKAAGVDTVKELGTRKPENLHAKLVEVNEQKKLAKSVPALSRVQAFVEEAKTMDAMVTH from the coding sequence ATGTCTAAACCCGTCAGCGAAATCGAGGGCATTGGTCCGGCTATGGCAGAAAAGCTTGCGAAGGCCAACATCAAAACTGTGGAAGGTCTGCTGGACAAATGCGGATCGGCCAAAGGCCGTAAAGAAGTAGCCGAACTCAGCGGGATTGACGCAAAGAAATTGCTTGACTTTGCCAACATGGCTGACCTGTTCCGCATCAACGGCGTCGGCAAGCAGTTTGCCGAACTACTGAAAGCCGCCGGTGTGGATACCGTGAAGGAACTGGGCACCCGCAAACCCGAGAACCTCCACGCCAAACTGGTAGAAGTGAACGAACAGAAAAAGCTCGCCAAATCGGTGCCGGCGCTGAGCCGCGTGCAGGCCTTTGTGGAAGAAGCCAAGACCATGGACGCCATGGTGACGCACTGA
- a CDS encoding DNA gyrase/topoisomerase IV subunit A gives MEDSQHLPSQNGQSANGQSNGQADGFDADEKITDIVPLSGLYENWFLDYASYVILERAVPGIGDGMKPVQRRILHAMKEMDDGRFNKVANVIGQTMQYHPHGDASIGDAIVNLGQKDLLIETQGNWGDVRTGDSAAAPRYIEARLSKFAHDVLFSPKITEWQASYDGRKREPVSLPAKFPLLLAQGVEGIAVGLSTKIMPHNFCELCEASIQVLKGKPTDVLPDFPTGGTVDVSQYNGGQKGGRIRVRARIESYDRKTLVIRDIPYGTTTTNLIDSIIKANDKGKIKVKRVVDNTAQDVEILVSLAPGVSPDVTIDALYAFTDCEVSISPNACVIVNNKPQFLSVNDILRINADNTMELLRRELEIRRSELKEKILFASLEKIFIENRIYRKIEECETWPDVIATIDKGLKPYKKQFYREITQDDIVRLTEIRIKRISKYDSFKADELMRDLQTELDEVENNLANLRDFTILFFKQLLKKYGAGRERKTEIRQFDTIQAAVVAVNNQKLYVNRKEGFVGYGLKKDEFVCDCSDLDDIIVMRKDGTMQVSKVAEKTFVGKDILYVGVFKRNDERMVYNMAYLDGGTGRTMVKRFQVLGVTRDREYNLISDAKGSRVTYLSANPNGEAEIVTAYLTQGSTARKKSFEFDFATIDIKNRNSRGNLLTKYPVRRLQLKQAGSSTLGGLEIWYDPTVGRLNTEERGYYVGEFEGEDRILVVHKDGSYELTTYELTNRYEPDSVGVLEKFEPEGVVTAVYYEGKQKAYYVKRFNIETSSINKRFLFLPDSRGTKLILATTDQQAQLEVTYKKDKKSPVETTQYDFDMLVDVKGWKALGNRLTNFDVSKVKLLASDPEQDIEKVVENGRIKSKSQLGIF, from the coding sequence TTGGAAGATTCTCAACACCTCCCTTCGCAGAACGGACAGTCGGCCAATGGGCAAAGCAACGGTCAGGCGGATGGATTCGATGCCGATGAGAAAATCACGGACATCGTTCCGCTCTCCGGGTTATACGAAAACTGGTTTCTGGATTATGCCTCGTACGTAATCCTGGAGCGGGCCGTGCCGGGCATTGGCGACGGCATGAAACCCGTACAGCGCCGTATTCTGCACGCCATGAAGGAGATGGACGACGGGCGGTTCAACAAAGTGGCCAACGTCATCGGGCAAACCATGCAATACCACCCGCACGGTGATGCTTCGATTGGCGACGCCATTGTGAACCTGGGGCAGAAGGATTTGTTGATCGAAACCCAGGGAAACTGGGGGGATGTGCGGACCGGCGACAGCGCGGCGGCCCCCCGGTACATCGAAGCGCGCCTCTCCAAGTTTGCCCACGATGTGCTGTTCAGCCCCAAGATTACCGAATGGCAGGCCTCGTACGACGGACGGAAGCGCGAGCCGGTTTCGTTGCCCGCCAAGTTTCCGCTGCTGCTGGCCCAGGGGGTGGAAGGCATCGCGGTCGGCTTGTCGACCAAGATCATGCCGCACAACTTCTGCGAACTGTGCGAAGCCTCGATTCAGGTGCTGAAAGGCAAACCCACCGACGTGTTGCCCGACTTCCCGACCGGCGGCACCGTCGACGTCAGCCAGTACAACGGTGGTCAGAAGGGCGGGCGCATCCGGGTGCGTGCCCGGATCGAATCCTACGACCGCAAGACGCTCGTGATCCGCGACATTCCTTACGGCACCACCACCACCAACCTGATCGATTCCATCATCAAGGCCAACGACAAAGGAAAGATCAAAGTCAAGCGCGTGGTCGACAACACGGCGCAGGATGTGGAAATTCTCGTGTCGCTGGCGCCCGGCGTTTCGCCCGACGTCACCATCGACGCCCTCTACGCCTTCACCGATTGTGAAGTCTCCATTTCGCCCAACGCGTGCGTCATCGTCAACAACAAGCCGCAGTTTTTGTCGGTGAACGACATTCTGCGCATCAACGCCGACAACACCATGGAGCTGTTGCGGCGCGAACTGGAGATCCGACGCAGCGAACTGAAGGAGAAAATCCTGTTTGCCTCGCTCGAAAAGATCTTCATCGAAAACCGCATCTACCGGAAAATCGAAGAGTGCGAAACGTGGCCCGACGTGATCGCCACGATCGACAAAGGCCTGAAGCCCTATAAGAAGCAGTTCTACCGGGAAATTACCCAGGACGACATCGTGCGGCTGACTGAAATCCGCATCAAGCGCATCTCGAAATACGATTCGTTCAAAGCCGACGAGCTGATGCGCGACCTGCAGACTGAACTGGACGAAGTAGAAAACAACCTGGCCAACCTGCGCGACTTCACGATCCTGTTCTTCAAGCAATTGCTGAAAAAATACGGGGCGGGGCGCGAGCGCAAAACGGAGATCCGGCAGTTCGATACCATTCAGGCGGCCGTGGTGGCGGTCAACAACCAGAAGCTTTATGTGAACCGGAAGGAAGGGTTCGTGGGCTATGGCCTGAAAAAAGACGAATTTGTCTGCGACTGTTCCGACCTGGACGACATCATCGTGATGCGCAAGGACGGCACCATGCAGGTGAGCAAGGTGGCCGAAAAGACCTTCGTGGGCAAGGACATTCTGTACGTGGGTGTGTTCAAACGCAACGACGAACGCATGGTCTACAACATGGCCTACCTGGACGGGGGCACCGGCCGCACCATGGTGAAACGATTCCAGGTGCTGGGCGTGACGCGCGACCGGGAGTACAACCTGATCAGCGATGCCAAGGGCTCGCGCGTGACGTACCTGTCGGCCAATCCGAACGGCGAGGCGGAAATTGTTACCGCGTACCTGACGCAGGGCTCGACCGCCCGCAAGAAATCGTTTGAGTTCGACTTTGCGACCATCGACATCAAAAACCGGAACTCGCGCGGCAACCTGCTGACCAAGTATCCGGTGCGACGGCTGCAACTGAAACAGGCCGGTTCTTCGACCCTGGGCGGGCTGGAGATCTGGTACGACCCGACCGTAGGGCGACTCAATACCGAAGAGCGCGGCTACTACGTGGGCGAATTCGAAGGCGAAGACCGCATTCTGGTCGTTCACAAAGACGGCAGCTACGAACTGACGACCTACGAACTGACCAACCGCTACGAACCCGATAGTGTCGGTGTCCTGGAGAAATTCGAGCCGGAAGGGGTGGTAACGGCCGTGTATTACGAAGGCAAACAGAAAGCCTATTACGTGAAGCGGTTCAACATCGAGACGTCGTCGATCAACAAGCGGTTCCTCTTCCTGCCCGATTCGCGCGGCACGAAGCTCATCTTGGCCACCACCGACCAACAGGCGCAACTGGAGGTGACCTACAAGAAAGACAAAAAGTCGCCGGTGGAAACAACGCAGTACGATTTCGACATGCTGGTCGACGTCAAAGGCTGGAAGGCCCTGGGAAATCGCCTGACCAACTTCGATGTCAGCAAGGTCAAACTACTGGCGTCGGACCCCGAACAGGACATCGAGAAGGTGGTGGAGAACGGCCGCATCAAGAGCAAAAGTCAGCTCGGCATTTTCTGA